Proteins encoded within one genomic window of Girardinichthys multiradiatus isolate DD_20200921_A chromosome 21, DD_fGirMul_XY1, whole genome shotgun sequence:
- the mak gene encoding serine/threonine-protein kinase MAK isoform X3: MNRYTTLKQLGDGTYGSVLMGRSNESGELVAIKRMKRKFYSWDECMNLREVKSLKKLNHANVVKLKEVIRENDHLYFVFEYMKENLYQLMKDRENKMFTENEIRNIMFQVLSGLAFVHKHGFFHRDMKPENLLCMGPELVKIADFGLAREIRSKPPYTDYVSTRWYRAPEVLLRSSTYSSPIDLWAVGCIMAELYTLRPLFPGNSEVDEIFKICQVLGTVKKLDWPEGFQLASAMNFRFPQCVPTNLKTLIPNASKEAIALMQDMLQWDPKKRPTAVQTLRYPYFQVGQVLGPRPQSQEVKKVQTRPMVQKQFSDSKTDPQQSSAESKASTSSSRNYQQHQPLQQIPLPQVDNKTGGVSHAKVASMGSENALGGSGMGLLKSGRRRWGQAVSKTSDSWDESDQSETAASNSKKPSLGTAEEDRSSKEHCSQPKEQKPLYSFSSVTKIPNNVKVGPTDSNLPGSAARQHYLTQSRYLPGLIGRNQTSSGEKELGGMTLRGLWENSSNTVNKPICSIGGGLAVTRANAGNFVSTKYNLSSGYIPSFQKKEVGTVGQRIQLAPLAGQHSIHLSSNSSPDHKKKTKCAKLKPIPNSSLSETNEDLEGWKRRADRTQVKDSSFIALGKTSGNLLSRAPAVPPVHGRVDWTSKYGGNR, encoded by the exons AAGAG GATGAAGAGAAAGTTCTACTCATGGGATGAATGTATGAATCTAAGGGAAGTCAAG TCTTTGAAGAAGCTGAACCATGCGAATGTGGTGAAACTGAAGGAGGTAATCAGAGAGAATGATCACCTCTACTTTGTTTTCGAGTacatgaaagaaaacctgtatcAGCTGATGAAGGACAG AGAGAATAAGATGTTCACAGAGAATGAAATTAGGAACATCATGTTTCAAGTGCTGTCTGGGTTGGCTTTTGTGCATAAGCACG GTTTCTTCCATCGAGACATGAAACCTGAGAATCTGCTGTGCATGGGTCCAGAGCTGGTGAAAATAGCAGACTTTGGACTGGCCAGAGAGATCCGCTCCAAACCTCCTTACACGGATTACGTATCAACAAGATG GTACCGAGCTCCTGAGGTGTTGCTAAGGTCATCCACCTACAGCTCTCCTATTGATCTATGGGCTGTGGGCTGCATCATGGCTGAACTCTACACCCTTAGACCTCTTTTTCCTGGAAATAGTGAAGTGGATGAGATCTTTAAGATCTGCCAAGTCCTGGGCACAGTTAAAAAG tTGGATTGGCCAGAGGGGTTCCAACTAGCATCTGCTATGAATTTTCGCTTCCCCCAATGTGTGCCGACCAACCTGAAGACCCTTATTCCAAATGCCAGCAAGGAGGCTATTGCACTGATGCAGGACATGCTGCAATGGGACCCCAAAAAGAGGCCCACTGCTGTACAG ACCTTGAGGTACCCTTATTTCCAAGTAGGTCAGGTGTTGGGGCCTCGTCCTCAGAGCCAAGAGGTTAAGAAGGTCCAGACTCGGCCAATGGTTCAGAAGCAGTTCTCTGATTCAAAGACAGATCCCCAGCAGTCGTCGGCAGAGTCCAAAGCTTCCACATCCTCCTCTAGAAACTATCAACAGCATCAGCCTCTTCAGCAGATCCCACTTCCTCAGGTTGACAATAAAACAGGAGGTGTCAGCCACGCA aagGTGGCATCAATGGGCAGCGAAAATGCTTTAGGAGGCAGCGGGATGGGGCTGCTGAAGAGTGGTCGTCGTCGCTGGGGACAGGCAGTTTCCAAGACATCAGACAGCTGGGATGAATCCGACCAATCGGAAACCGCTGCCTCCAATTCCAAGAAGCCTAGCCTTGGGACTGCAGAGGAGGACAGGAGCTCTAAAGAGCACTGCTCACA GCCCAAGGAGCAGAAACCTCTATATTCATTCAGCTCAGTTACAAAAATACCCAACAATGTTAAAGTTGGCCCAACGGATTCTAATCTCCCTGGATCAGCAGCACGGCAGCACTATCTTACCCAGTCCCGTTACTTACCAG gttTAATTGGCAGGAATCAGACTTCCTCTGGAGAGAAGGAGTTGGGTGGAATGACATTGCGGGGCCTTTGGGAGAACTCCTcaaacactgtaaataaacccATCTGCTCTATTGGAGGAGGATTAGCCGTCACCAGAGCCAACGCAG GGAACTTTGTGAGCACCAAATACAACCTTTCCAGTGGTTACATCCCTTCTTTCCAGAAGAAAGAGGTTGGCACGGTGGGACAGAGAATTCAGCTTGCCCCTTTGGCTGGCCAGCACTCAA TCCATCTTTCTTCTAATTCTTCTCCTGatcataaaaaaaagacaaaatgtgcaaaactcaAGCCCATTCCCAACTCTTCACTGAGTGAAACTAATGAAG ATTTGGAGGGCTGGAAGCGGCGGGCCGACAGGACTCAGGTTAAGGACAGCAGCTTTATAGCATTGGGGAAAACGTCTGGTAATCTGCTGAGCAGAGCTCCTGCAGTGCCGCCAGTCCACGGCAGGGTGGACTGGACATCTAAGTACGGCGGAAACCGATAA
- the mak gene encoding serine/threonine-protein kinase MAK isoform X2: protein MNRYTTLKQLGDGTYGSVLMGRSNESGELVAIKRMKRKFYSWDECMNLREVKSLKKLNHANVVKLKEVIRENDHLYFVFEYMKENLYQLMKDRRKLFPESVIRNISFQILQGLSFIHKHGFFHRDMKPENLLCMGPELVKIADFGLAREIRSKPPYTDYVSTRWYRAPEVLLRSSTYSSPIDLWAVGCIMAELYTLRPLFPGNSEVDEIFKICQVLGTVKKLDWPEGFQLASAMNFRFPQCVPTNLKTLIPNASKEAIALMQDMLQWDPKKRPTAVQTLRYPYFQVGQVLGPRPQSQEVKKVQTRPMVQKQFSDSKTDPQQSSAESKASTSSSRNYQQHQPLQQIPLPQVDNKTGGVSHAKVASMGSENALGGSGMGLLKSGRRRWGQAVSKTSDSWDESDQSETAASNSKKPSLGTAEEDRSSKEHCSQPKEQKPLYSFSSVTKIPNNVKVGPTDSNLPGSAARQHYLTQSRYLPGLIGRNQTSSGEKELGGMTLRGLWENSSNTVNKPICSIGGGLAVTRANAEENGTKSVESTPEKTVMKERKLEKIDLSKGNFVSTKYNLSSGYIPSFQKKEVGTVGQRIQLAPLAGQHSIHLSSNSSPDHKKKTKCAKLKPIPNSSLSETNEDLEGWKRRADRTQVKDSSFIALGKTSGNLLSRAPAVPPVHGRVDWTSKYGGNR, encoded by the exons AAGAG GATGAAGAGAAAGTTCTACTCATGGGATGAATGTATGAATCTAAGGGAAGTCAAG TCTTTGAAGAAGCTGAACCATGCGAATGTGGTGAAACTGAAGGAGGTAATCAGAGAGAATGATCACCTCTACTTTGTTTTCGAGTacatgaaagaaaacctgtatcAGCTGATGAAGGACAG AAGAAAATTGTTTCCTGAGTCAGTGATAAGAAACATAAGCTTTCAGATTTTGCAAGGCCTGTCATTTATTCACAAGCATG GTTTCTTCCATCGAGACATGAAACCTGAGAATCTGCTGTGCATGGGTCCAGAGCTGGTGAAAATAGCAGACTTTGGACTGGCCAGAGAGATCCGCTCCAAACCTCCTTACACGGATTACGTATCAACAAGATG GTACCGAGCTCCTGAGGTGTTGCTAAGGTCATCCACCTACAGCTCTCCTATTGATCTATGGGCTGTGGGCTGCATCATGGCTGAACTCTACACCCTTAGACCTCTTTTTCCTGGAAATAGTGAAGTGGATGAGATCTTTAAGATCTGCCAAGTCCTGGGCACAGTTAAAAAG tTGGATTGGCCAGAGGGGTTCCAACTAGCATCTGCTATGAATTTTCGCTTCCCCCAATGTGTGCCGACCAACCTGAAGACCCTTATTCCAAATGCCAGCAAGGAGGCTATTGCACTGATGCAGGACATGCTGCAATGGGACCCCAAAAAGAGGCCCACTGCTGTACAG ACCTTGAGGTACCCTTATTTCCAAGTAGGTCAGGTGTTGGGGCCTCGTCCTCAGAGCCAAGAGGTTAAGAAGGTCCAGACTCGGCCAATGGTTCAGAAGCAGTTCTCTGATTCAAAGACAGATCCCCAGCAGTCGTCGGCAGAGTCCAAAGCTTCCACATCCTCCTCTAGAAACTATCAACAGCATCAGCCTCTTCAGCAGATCCCACTTCCTCAGGTTGACAATAAAACAGGAGGTGTCAGCCACGCA aagGTGGCATCAATGGGCAGCGAAAATGCTTTAGGAGGCAGCGGGATGGGGCTGCTGAAGAGTGGTCGTCGTCGCTGGGGACAGGCAGTTTCCAAGACATCAGACAGCTGGGATGAATCCGACCAATCGGAAACCGCTGCCTCCAATTCCAAGAAGCCTAGCCTTGGGACTGCAGAGGAGGACAGGAGCTCTAAAGAGCACTGCTCACA GCCCAAGGAGCAGAAACCTCTATATTCATTCAGCTCAGTTACAAAAATACCCAACAATGTTAAAGTTGGCCCAACGGATTCTAATCTCCCTGGATCAGCAGCACGGCAGCACTATCTTACCCAGTCCCGTTACTTACCAG gttTAATTGGCAGGAATCAGACTTCCTCTGGAGAGAAGGAGTTGGGTGGAATGACATTGCGGGGCCTTTGGGAGAACTCCTcaaacactgtaaataaacccATCTGCTCTATTGGAGGAGGATTAGCCGTCACCAGAGCCAACGCAG AAGAGAATGGCACTAAATCGGTGGAGAGCACTCCAGAGAAAACTgttatgaaagaaagaaaactggagAAAATTGATCTGTCAAAAG GGAACTTTGTGAGCACCAAATACAACCTTTCCAGTGGTTACATCCCTTCTTTCCAGAAGAAAGAGGTTGGCACGGTGGGACAGAGAATTCAGCTTGCCCCTTTGGCTGGCCAGCACTCAA TCCATCTTTCTTCTAATTCTTCTCCTGatcataaaaaaaagacaaaatgtgcaaaactcaAGCCCATTCCCAACTCTTCACTGAGTGAAACTAATGAAG ATTTGGAGGGCTGGAAGCGGCGGGCCGACAGGACTCAGGTTAAGGACAGCAGCTTTATAGCATTGGGGAAAACGTCTGGTAATCTGCTGAGCAGAGCTCCTGCAGTGCCGCCAGTCCACGGCAGGGTGGACTGGACATCTAAGTACGGCGGAAACCGATAA
- the mak gene encoding serine/threonine-protein kinase MAK isoform X5, with amino-acid sequence MNRYTTLKQLGDGTYGSVLMGRSNESGELVAIKRMKRKFYSWDECMNLREVKSLKKLNHANVVKLKEVIRENDHLYFVFEYMKENLYQLMKDRENKMFTENEIRNIMFQVLSGLAFVHKHGFFHRDMKPENLLCMGPELVKIADFGLAREIRSKPPYTDYVSTRWYRAPEVLLRSSTYSSPIDLWAVGCIMAELYTLRPLFPGNSEVDEIFKICQVLGTVKKLDWPEGFQLASAMNFRFPQCVPTNLKTLIPNASKEAIALMQDMLQWDPKKRPTAVQTLRYPYFQVGQVLGPRPQSQEVKKVQTRPMVQKQFSDSKTDPQQSSAESKASTSSSRNYQQHQPLQQIPLPQVDNKTGGVSHAKVASMGSENALGGSGMGLLKSGRRRWGQAVSKTSDSWDESDQSETAASNSKKPSLGTAEEDRSSKEHCSQPKEQKPLYSFSSVTKIPNNVKVGPTDSNLPGSAARQHYLTQSRYLPGLIGRNQTSSGEKELGGMTLRGLWENSSNTVNKPICSIGGGLAVTRANAGNFVSTKYNLSSGYIPSFQKKEVGTVGQRIQLAPLAGQHSNLEGWKRRADRTQVKDSSFIALGKTSGNLLSRAPAVPPVHGRVDWTSKYGGNR; translated from the exons AAGAG GATGAAGAGAAAGTTCTACTCATGGGATGAATGTATGAATCTAAGGGAAGTCAAG TCTTTGAAGAAGCTGAACCATGCGAATGTGGTGAAACTGAAGGAGGTAATCAGAGAGAATGATCACCTCTACTTTGTTTTCGAGTacatgaaagaaaacctgtatcAGCTGATGAAGGACAG AGAGAATAAGATGTTCACAGAGAATGAAATTAGGAACATCATGTTTCAAGTGCTGTCTGGGTTGGCTTTTGTGCATAAGCACG GTTTCTTCCATCGAGACATGAAACCTGAGAATCTGCTGTGCATGGGTCCAGAGCTGGTGAAAATAGCAGACTTTGGACTGGCCAGAGAGATCCGCTCCAAACCTCCTTACACGGATTACGTATCAACAAGATG GTACCGAGCTCCTGAGGTGTTGCTAAGGTCATCCACCTACAGCTCTCCTATTGATCTATGGGCTGTGGGCTGCATCATGGCTGAACTCTACACCCTTAGACCTCTTTTTCCTGGAAATAGTGAAGTGGATGAGATCTTTAAGATCTGCCAAGTCCTGGGCACAGTTAAAAAG tTGGATTGGCCAGAGGGGTTCCAACTAGCATCTGCTATGAATTTTCGCTTCCCCCAATGTGTGCCGACCAACCTGAAGACCCTTATTCCAAATGCCAGCAAGGAGGCTATTGCACTGATGCAGGACATGCTGCAATGGGACCCCAAAAAGAGGCCCACTGCTGTACAG ACCTTGAGGTACCCTTATTTCCAAGTAGGTCAGGTGTTGGGGCCTCGTCCTCAGAGCCAAGAGGTTAAGAAGGTCCAGACTCGGCCAATGGTTCAGAAGCAGTTCTCTGATTCAAAGACAGATCCCCAGCAGTCGTCGGCAGAGTCCAAAGCTTCCACATCCTCCTCTAGAAACTATCAACAGCATCAGCCTCTTCAGCAGATCCCACTTCCTCAGGTTGACAATAAAACAGGAGGTGTCAGCCACGCA aagGTGGCATCAATGGGCAGCGAAAATGCTTTAGGAGGCAGCGGGATGGGGCTGCTGAAGAGTGGTCGTCGTCGCTGGGGACAGGCAGTTTCCAAGACATCAGACAGCTGGGATGAATCCGACCAATCGGAAACCGCTGCCTCCAATTCCAAGAAGCCTAGCCTTGGGACTGCAGAGGAGGACAGGAGCTCTAAAGAGCACTGCTCACA GCCCAAGGAGCAGAAACCTCTATATTCATTCAGCTCAGTTACAAAAATACCCAACAATGTTAAAGTTGGCCCAACGGATTCTAATCTCCCTGGATCAGCAGCACGGCAGCACTATCTTACCCAGTCCCGTTACTTACCAG gttTAATTGGCAGGAATCAGACTTCCTCTGGAGAGAAGGAGTTGGGTGGAATGACATTGCGGGGCCTTTGGGAGAACTCCTcaaacactgtaaataaacccATCTGCTCTATTGGAGGAGGATTAGCCGTCACCAGAGCCAACGCAG GGAACTTTGTGAGCACCAAATACAACCTTTCCAGTGGTTACATCCCTTCTTTCCAGAAGAAAGAGGTTGGCACGGTGGGACAGAGAATTCAGCTTGCCCCTTTGGCTGGCCAGCACTCAA ATTTGGAGGGCTGGAAGCGGCGGGCCGACAGGACTCAGGTTAAGGACAGCAGCTTTATAGCATTGGGGAAAACGTCTGGTAATCTGCTGAGCAGAGCTCCTGCAGTGCCGCCAGTCCACGGCAGGGTGGACTGGACATCTAAGTACGGCGGAAACCGATAA
- the mak gene encoding serine/threonine-protein kinase MAK isoform X7 → MNRYTTLKQLGDGTYGSVLMGRSNESGELVAIKRMKRKFYSWDECMNLREVKSLKKLNHANVVKLKEVIRENDHLYFVFEYMKENLYQLMKDRRKLFPESVIRNISFQILQGLSFIHKHGFFHRDMKPENLLCMGPELVKIADFGLAREIRSKPPYTDYVSTRWYRAPEVLLRSSTYSSPIDLWAVGCIMAELYTLRPLFPGNSEVDEIFKICQVLGTVKKLDWPEGFQLASAMNFRFPQCVPTNLKTLIPNASKEAIALMQDMLQWDPKKRPTAVQTLRYPYFQVGQVLGPRPQSQEVKKVQTRPMVQKQFSDSKTDPQQSSAESKASTSSSRNYQQHQPLQQIPLPQVDNKTGGVSHAKVASMGSENALGGSGMGLLKSGRRRWGQAVSKTSDSWDESDQSETAASNSKKPSLGTAEEDRSSKEHCSQPKEQKPLYSFSSVTKIPNNVKVGPTDSNLPGSAARQHYLTQSRYLPGLIGRNQTSSGEKELGGMTLRGLWENSSNTVNKPICSIGGGLAVTRANAGNFVSTKYNLSSGYIPSFQKKEVGTVGQRIQLAPLAGQHSNLEGWKRRADRTQVKDSSFIALGKTSGNLLSRAPAVPPVHGRVDWTSKYGGNR, encoded by the exons AAGAG GATGAAGAGAAAGTTCTACTCATGGGATGAATGTATGAATCTAAGGGAAGTCAAG TCTTTGAAGAAGCTGAACCATGCGAATGTGGTGAAACTGAAGGAGGTAATCAGAGAGAATGATCACCTCTACTTTGTTTTCGAGTacatgaaagaaaacctgtatcAGCTGATGAAGGACAG AAGAAAATTGTTTCCTGAGTCAGTGATAAGAAACATAAGCTTTCAGATTTTGCAAGGCCTGTCATTTATTCACAAGCATG GTTTCTTCCATCGAGACATGAAACCTGAGAATCTGCTGTGCATGGGTCCAGAGCTGGTGAAAATAGCAGACTTTGGACTGGCCAGAGAGATCCGCTCCAAACCTCCTTACACGGATTACGTATCAACAAGATG GTACCGAGCTCCTGAGGTGTTGCTAAGGTCATCCACCTACAGCTCTCCTATTGATCTATGGGCTGTGGGCTGCATCATGGCTGAACTCTACACCCTTAGACCTCTTTTTCCTGGAAATAGTGAAGTGGATGAGATCTTTAAGATCTGCCAAGTCCTGGGCACAGTTAAAAAG tTGGATTGGCCAGAGGGGTTCCAACTAGCATCTGCTATGAATTTTCGCTTCCCCCAATGTGTGCCGACCAACCTGAAGACCCTTATTCCAAATGCCAGCAAGGAGGCTATTGCACTGATGCAGGACATGCTGCAATGGGACCCCAAAAAGAGGCCCACTGCTGTACAG ACCTTGAGGTACCCTTATTTCCAAGTAGGTCAGGTGTTGGGGCCTCGTCCTCAGAGCCAAGAGGTTAAGAAGGTCCAGACTCGGCCAATGGTTCAGAAGCAGTTCTCTGATTCAAAGACAGATCCCCAGCAGTCGTCGGCAGAGTCCAAAGCTTCCACATCCTCCTCTAGAAACTATCAACAGCATCAGCCTCTTCAGCAGATCCCACTTCCTCAGGTTGACAATAAAACAGGAGGTGTCAGCCACGCA aagGTGGCATCAATGGGCAGCGAAAATGCTTTAGGAGGCAGCGGGATGGGGCTGCTGAAGAGTGGTCGTCGTCGCTGGGGACAGGCAGTTTCCAAGACATCAGACAGCTGGGATGAATCCGACCAATCGGAAACCGCTGCCTCCAATTCCAAGAAGCCTAGCCTTGGGACTGCAGAGGAGGACAGGAGCTCTAAAGAGCACTGCTCACA GCCCAAGGAGCAGAAACCTCTATATTCATTCAGCTCAGTTACAAAAATACCCAACAATGTTAAAGTTGGCCCAACGGATTCTAATCTCCCTGGATCAGCAGCACGGCAGCACTATCTTACCCAGTCCCGTTACTTACCAG gttTAATTGGCAGGAATCAGACTTCCTCTGGAGAGAAGGAGTTGGGTGGAATGACATTGCGGGGCCTTTGGGAGAACTCCTcaaacactgtaaataaacccATCTGCTCTATTGGAGGAGGATTAGCCGTCACCAGAGCCAACGCAG GGAACTTTGTGAGCACCAAATACAACCTTTCCAGTGGTTACATCCCTTCTTTCCAGAAGAAAGAGGTTGGCACGGTGGGACAGAGAATTCAGCTTGCCCCTTTGGCTGGCCAGCACTCAA ATTTGGAGGGCTGGAAGCGGCGGGCCGACAGGACTCAGGTTAAGGACAGCAGCTTTATAGCATTGGGGAAAACGTCTGGTAATCTGCTGAGCAGAGCTCCTGCAGTGCCGCCAGTCCACGGCAGGGTGGACTGGACATCTAAGTACGGCGGAAACCGATAA
- the mak gene encoding serine/threonine-protein kinase MAK isoform X8 → MNRYTTLKQLGDGTYGSVLMGRSNESGELVAIKRMKRKFYSWDECMNLREVKSLKKLNHANVVKLKEVIRENDHLYFVFEYMKENLYQLMKDRRKLFPESVIRNISFQILQGLSFIHKHGFFHRDMKPENLLCMGPELVKIADFGLAREIRSKPPYTDYVSTRWYRAPEVLLRSSTYSSPIDLWAVGCIMAELYTLRPLFPGNSEVDEIFKICQVLGTVKKLDWPEGFQLASAMNFRFPQCVPTNLKTLIPNASKEAIALMQDMLQWDPKKRPTAVQTLRYPYFQVGQVLGPRPQSQEVKKVQTRPMVQKQFSDSKTDPQQSSAESKASTSSSRNYQQHQPLQQIPLPQVDNKTGGVSHAKVASMGSENALGGSGMGLLKSGRRRWGQAVSKTSDSWDESDQSETAASNSKKPSLGTAEEDRSSKEHCSQPKEQKPLYSFSSVTKIPNNVKVGPTDSNLPGSAARQHYLTQSRYLPGLIGRNQTSSGEKELGGMTLRGLWENSSNTVNKPICSIGGGLAVTRANAEENGTKSVESTPEKTVMKERKLEKIDLSKGNFVSTKYNLSSGYIPSFQKKEVGTVGQRIQLAPLAGQHSNLEGWKRRADRTQVKDSSFIALGKTSGNLLSRAPAVPPVHGRVDWTSKYGGNR, encoded by the exons AAGAG GATGAAGAGAAAGTTCTACTCATGGGATGAATGTATGAATCTAAGGGAAGTCAAG TCTTTGAAGAAGCTGAACCATGCGAATGTGGTGAAACTGAAGGAGGTAATCAGAGAGAATGATCACCTCTACTTTGTTTTCGAGTacatgaaagaaaacctgtatcAGCTGATGAAGGACAG AAGAAAATTGTTTCCTGAGTCAGTGATAAGAAACATAAGCTTTCAGATTTTGCAAGGCCTGTCATTTATTCACAAGCATG GTTTCTTCCATCGAGACATGAAACCTGAGAATCTGCTGTGCATGGGTCCAGAGCTGGTGAAAATAGCAGACTTTGGACTGGCCAGAGAGATCCGCTCCAAACCTCCTTACACGGATTACGTATCAACAAGATG GTACCGAGCTCCTGAGGTGTTGCTAAGGTCATCCACCTACAGCTCTCCTATTGATCTATGGGCTGTGGGCTGCATCATGGCTGAACTCTACACCCTTAGACCTCTTTTTCCTGGAAATAGTGAAGTGGATGAGATCTTTAAGATCTGCCAAGTCCTGGGCACAGTTAAAAAG tTGGATTGGCCAGAGGGGTTCCAACTAGCATCTGCTATGAATTTTCGCTTCCCCCAATGTGTGCCGACCAACCTGAAGACCCTTATTCCAAATGCCAGCAAGGAGGCTATTGCACTGATGCAGGACATGCTGCAATGGGACCCCAAAAAGAGGCCCACTGCTGTACAG ACCTTGAGGTACCCTTATTTCCAAGTAGGTCAGGTGTTGGGGCCTCGTCCTCAGAGCCAAGAGGTTAAGAAGGTCCAGACTCGGCCAATGGTTCAGAAGCAGTTCTCTGATTCAAAGACAGATCCCCAGCAGTCGTCGGCAGAGTCCAAAGCTTCCACATCCTCCTCTAGAAACTATCAACAGCATCAGCCTCTTCAGCAGATCCCACTTCCTCAGGTTGACAATAAAACAGGAGGTGTCAGCCACGCA aagGTGGCATCAATGGGCAGCGAAAATGCTTTAGGAGGCAGCGGGATGGGGCTGCTGAAGAGTGGTCGTCGTCGCTGGGGACAGGCAGTTTCCAAGACATCAGACAGCTGGGATGAATCCGACCAATCGGAAACCGCTGCCTCCAATTCCAAGAAGCCTAGCCTTGGGACTGCAGAGGAGGACAGGAGCTCTAAAGAGCACTGCTCACA GCCCAAGGAGCAGAAACCTCTATATTCATTCAGCTCAGTTACAAAAATACCCAACAATGTTAAAGTTGGCCCAACGGATTCTAATCTCCCTGGATCAGCAGCACGGCAGCACTATCTTACCCAGTCCCGTTACTTACCAG gttTAATTGGCAGGAATCAGACTTCCTCTGGAGAGAAGGAGTTGGGTGGAATGACATTGCGGGGCCTTTGGGAGAACTCCTcaaacactgtaaataaacccATCTGCTCTATTGGAGGAGGATTAGCCGTCACCAGAGCCAACGCAG AAGAGAATGGCACTAAATCGGTGGAGAGCACTCCAGAGAAAACTgttatgaaagaaagaaaactggagAAAATTGATCTGTCAAAAG GGAACTTTGTGAGCACCAAATACAACCTTTCCAGTGGTTACATCCCTTCTTTCCAGAAGAAAGAGGTTGGCACGGTGGGACAGAGAATTCAGCTTGCCCCTTTGGCTGGCCAGCACTCAA ATTTGGAGGGCTGGAAGCGGCGGGCCGACAGGACTCAGGTTAAGGACAGCAGCTTTATAGCATTGGGGAAAACGTCTGGTAATCTGCTGAGCAGAGCTCCTGCAGTGCCGCCAGTCCACGGCAGGGTGGACTGGACATCTAAGTACGGCGGAAACCGATAA